The Herminiimonas arsenitoxidans genome window below encodes:
- the rpmD gene encoding 50S ribosomal protein L30 translates to MAKTVKVTLVKGLIGTRETHRATVRGLGLRGINSVSELEDTPAVRGMINKVSYLVKVVS, encoded by the coding sequence ATGGCAAAGACAGTTAAAGTTACATTGGTCAAAGGTTTGATCGGTACCCGCGAAACACATCGCGCTACCGTTCGCGGCCTGGGCTTGCGCGGTATCAACTCGGTATCCGAGTTGGAAGACACACCGGCAGTTCGCGGCATGATTAACAAAGTATCGTATCTCGTGAAAGTAGTGTCGTAA
- the rplO gene encoding 50S ribosomal protein L15, translating to MELNSIQPADGAKHYKRRVGRGIGSGLGKTSGRGHKGQKSRSGGFHKVGFEGGQMPLQRRLPKRGFKSLATPYKAEVRLSDLEALPVTEVDILALKQAGVIGELARVVRVILSGSITKKVTLKGLIATKGAKAAIEAAGGSVA from the coding sequence ATGGAATTGAATAGCATTCAACCAGCAGACGGCGCTAAGCACTACAAGCGACGCGTCGGCCGTGGTATCGGTTCCGGTCTGGGTAAGACATCGGGCCGTGGTCACAAAGGTCAAAAATCCCGTTCAGGCGGTTTCCATAAAGTCGGTTTCGAAGGCGGTCAAATGCCTTTGCAACGTCGTTTGCCTAAGCGTGGTTTCAAATCGCTGGCAACGCCATACAAAGCAGAAGTTCGCTTGTCCGATCTGGAAGCATTGCCAGTGACGGAAGTCGATATCCTGGCATTGAAACAAGCCGGCGTTATCGGTGAGCTCGCACGTGTTGTTCGCGTTATCTTGTCCGGTTCGATCACTAAAAAAGTGACGCTCAAAGGCTTGATCGCAACAAAAGGCGCAAAAGCAGCGATCGAAGCCGCTGGCGGTTCGGTTGCGTAA
- the secY gene encoding preprotein translocase subunit SecY, with translation MATTPQLAKGATSGFPWGRLWFLLGALVVFRIGAHIPVPGIDPEQLAQLFKQNQGGILGMFNMFSGGALSRFTIFALGIMPYISASIIMQLMSVVSPQLEALKKEGESGRRKITQYTRYGTLLLATFQGLGIAVALESQIGLVIDPGMAFRLTTVITLVTGTMFLMWLGEQITERGLGNGISIIIFAGIAAGLPSAVAGLFELVRTGSMNALSAILICLVVAAVTYLVVFIERGQRKILVNYAKRQVGNKIYGGQSSHLPLKLNMAGVIPPIFASSIILFPATITSWFTSGETTSKFVLFLKDLAASMAPGEPIHALLYAAAIVFFCFFYTALVFNSKETADNLKKSGAFVPGIRPGDQTARYIDKILTRLTLAGAVYITLVCLLPEFLIARWKVPFYFGGTSLLIIVVVTMDFMAQVQNYVMSQQYESLLRKANFKGGIPTR, from the coding sequence TTGGCGACTACTCCTCAGCTTGCTAAGGGTGCGACAAGTGGATTTCCATGGGGTCGCCTCTGGTTCTTGCTCGGTGCATTGGTTGTATTTCGTATCGGTGCACACATTCCTGTCCCAGGAATTGATCCGGAACAGTTAGCGCAGTTGTTTAAGCAAAATCAAGGCGGTATCTTGGGCATGTTCAACATGTTCTCGGGTGGCGCGTTGTCCCGCTTTACGATTTTTGCGCTCGGTATCATGCCGTACATTTCTGCATCGATCATCATGCAATTAATGTCGGTAGTGTCTCCGCAGTTGGAAGCGTTGAAAAAAGAAGGCGAATCAGGCCGTCGTAAGATCACACAATACACACGCTACGGCACGTTATTGTTGGCGACCTTTCAAGGTTTGGGTATCGCAGTGGCGCTGGAATCGCAAATTGGTCTGGTCATTGATCCAGGCATGGCGTTCCGCCTCACGACAGTCATTACGCTGGTAACCGGCACAATGTTCTTGATGTGGTTGGGTGAGCAGATTACCGAACGTGGTTTGGGTAACGGCATCTCGATCATCATTTTCGCTGGTATCGCGGCAGGTTTGCCAAGTGCAGTTGCAGGTTTGTTTGAATTGGTTCGTACCGGTTCGATGAATGCACTGTCAGCAATTCTGATCTGTCTGGTGGTTGCTGCTGTAACGTATCTGGTTGTGTTCATTGAACGTGGCCAACGCAAGATCTTGGTGAACTATGCCAAGCGTCAAGTGGGTAACAAGATTTACGGTGGTCAAAGCAGTCATTTGCCATTGAAGTTGAATATGGCTGGTGTGATTCCTCCGATTTTCGCTTCGTCGATTATTTTGTTCCCGGCGACGATTACGAGCTGGTTCACATCGGGTGAAACGACAAGCAAGTTTGTCCTGTTCTTGAAGGATCTTGCAGCGTCGATGGCACCAGGTGAGCCGATTCATGCTTTGCTGTATGCTGCTGCGATTGTTTTCTTCTGCTTCTTCTATACCGCTTTGGTATTCAACAGCAAAGAGACAGCCGATAATTTGAAGAAGAGTGGTGCGTTTGTTCCAGGTATACGTCCTGGTGATCAAACCGCTCGGTATATTGATAAGATTTTGACTCGGTTGACATTGGCTGGCGCGGTCTATATTACGCTGGTGTGTTTGCTGCCTGAATTCTTGATCGCTCGTTGGAAGGTACCGTTCTACTTCGGTGGAACATCACTTCTGATTATTGTGGTGGTAACGATGGACTTCATGGCACAGGTGCAAAACTACGTGATGTCGCAGCAATATGAATCGTTGCTCCGCAAAGCGAATTTCAAGGGCGGGATTCCAACGCGCTAA
- the infA gene encoding translation initiation factor IF-1: MAKDDVIQMQGEILENLPNATFRVKLENGHVVLGHISGKMRMNYIRILPGDKVTVELTPYDLSRARIVFRTK; encoded by the coding sequence ATGGCAAAAGACGACGTAATCCAAATGCAGGGGGAGATTCTAGAGAATCTTCCAAACGCAACATTTCGAGTTAAGTTGGAAAATGGGCACGTAGTGCTTGGTCATATTTCAGGAAAAATGCGCATGAACTATATTCGCATTTTGCCTGGCGACAAGGTGACGGTAGAATTGACACCTTATGACTTAAGTAGGGCACGTATTGTGTTCCGTACTAAGTAA
- the rpmJ gene encoding 50S ribosomal protein L36 translates to MKVLASVKRICRNCKIIKRKGVVRVICIEPRHKQRQG, encoded by the coding sequence ATGAAAGTGCTCGCATCAGTCAAGCGGATCTGCCGCAACTGTAAGATCATCAAGCGCAAGGGCGTCGTTCGAGTAATTTGCATCGAACCGCGTCATAAGCAGCGCCAAGGTTAA
- the rpsM gene encoding 30S ribosomal protein S13 translates to MARIAGVNVPNHQHTVIGLTAIYGIGRPRSQKICDTAGVLTTKKVKDLDDNELEKLRDEIAKFIVEGDLRREISMNIKRLMDLGCYRGMRHRKGLPCRGQRTRTNARTRKGPRKAAQSLKK, encoded by the coding sequence ATGGCACGTATCGCAGGGGTAAACGTACCCAACCATCAACATACTGTAATCGGTCTGACCGCTATTTATGGTATTGGCCGCCCACGTTCGCAAAAAATTTGCGACACAGCCGGTGTTCTGACCACTAAAAAGGTCAAAGATCTGGACGACAACGAGCTCGAAAAGCTGCGCGATGAGATTGCAAAATTCATCGTCGAAGGCGATCTGCGCCGCGAAATCTCGATGAACATCAAGCGCCTGATGGACTTGGGTTGCTATCGTGGTATGCGTCATCGCAAAGGTTTGCCTTGCCGTGGTCAGCGTACACGTACGAATGCACGTACTCGCAAGGGTCCGCGTAAAGCAGCACAATCGCTGAAGAAATAA
- the rpsK gene encoding 30S ribosomal protein S11 produces the protein MAKAPNNAAAARVRKKVKKNVAEGIAHVHASFNNTIITITDRQGNALSWATSGGAGFKGSRKSTPFAAQVAAEAAGKVAIECGIKNLEVRIKGPGPGRESAVRALNNLGIKITQIQDVTPVPHNGCRPPKRRRI, from the coding sequence ATGGCAAAAGCACCTAATAACGCCGCAGCAGCACGTGTGCGTAAGAAAGTTAAAAAGAACGTTGCTGAAGGCATCGCGCACGTACACGCGTCTTTCAACAACACCATCATCACGATCACAGATCGTCAAGGCAATGCGCTGTCATGGGCAACGTCTGGCGGTGCTGGCTTCAAGGGTTCGCGTAAATCGACTCCGTTTGCAGCGCAGGTTGCAGCAGAAGCAGCTGGCAAGGTCGCGATTGAATGTGGCATCAAGAATCTGGAAGTTCGCATCAAGGGCCCAGGCCCAGGCCGTGAATCGGCTGTGCGTGCGTTGAACAATCTCGGTATCAAAATTACCCAGATTCAAGACGTTACACCAGTGCCACATAACGGTTGCCGCCCACCAAAGCGTCGTCGTATCTAA
- the rpsD gene encoding 30S ribosomal protein S4 produces the protein MARYIGPKAKLSRREGTDLFLKSARRSLDSKCKLDSKPGQHGRTSGARTSDYGNQLREKQKVKRMYGILERQFRRYFAEADRRKGNTGETLLKLLEARLDNVVYRMGFGSTRAEGRQLVSHKAFTVNGIVVNIASYQVKPGDVIAVREKSKKQVRIVEALSLAEQIGMPSWVSVDAKKMEGTFKSSPDRSEIANDVNESLIVELYSR, from the coding sequence GTGGCACGTTATATTGGACCTAAAGCAAAACTCTCCCGTCGTGAAGGTACCGACCTTTTCCTGAAAAGCGCACGTCGTTCGCTGGACTCGAAATGCAAACTTGATTCGAAACCTGGTCAACATGGTCGCACTTCCGGTGCTCGTACCTCTGACTACGGCAATCAATTGCGTGAGAAGCAAAAAGTTAAACGTATGTACGGCATCTTGGAACGTCAGTTCCGCCGCTACTTCGCAGAAGCCGACCGCCGTAAAGGCAATACCGGCGAAACATTGTTGAAATTGCTCGAAGCGCGTCTCGACAACGTCGTGTATCGCATGGGCTTTGGTTCGACACGTGCTGAAGGCCGTCAGTTGGTCTCGCACAAAGCGTTCACCGTCAACGGTATCGTTGTCAACATCGCTTCGTACCAAGTTAAACCGGGCGACGTAATCGCCGTTCGTGAAAAATCGAAAAAACAAGTGCGTATCGTTGAGGCTTTGTCCTTGGCTGAACAAATCGGTATGCCATCATGGGTATCTGTTGATGCTAAGAAAATGGAAGGTACTTTCAAGTCCTCTCCAGATCGTAGCGAAATCGCTAACGACGTCAACGAATCGTTGATCGTCGAATTGTATTCCCGTTAA
- a CDS encoding DNA-directed RNA polymerase subunit alpha, with protein sequence MQNSLLKPRIIEVEVLGAGHAKVVMEPFERGYGHTLGNALRRVLLSSMVGYAPTEVTIAGVVHEYSSLDGVQEDVVDLLLNLKGVVFKLHNRDDVTLILKKDGEGPVLASDIELPHDVELINPDHVIAHLTAGGKLDMQIKVEKGRGYVPGNVRRLSEDTNKTIGRIILDASFSPVRRVSYAVESARVEQRTDLDKLVINIETNGVISPEEAIRQSARVLVDQLNVFAALEGTEAPADAPSRAPAVDPILLRPVDDLELTVRSANCLKAENIYYIGDLIQRSENELLKTPNLGRKSLNEIKEVLASRGLTLGMKLENWPPAGLEK encoded by the coding sequence ATGCAAAACAGTTTGTTGAAGCCACGTATTATTGAAGTTGAAGTGCTCGGTGCCGGTCACGCTAAAGTCGTAATGGAACCGTTCGAACGTGGTTATGGCCACACCTTGGGTAACGCGCTGCGTCGCGTTCTGTTGTCTTCGATGGTTGGTTACGCGCCAACAGAAGTCACTATCGCTGGTGTAGTTCACGAATACTCGTCACTCGACGGCGTGCAGGAAGACGTTGTTGATCTGTTGTTGAATCTGAAGGGCGTTGTGTTCAAGTTGCACAACCGTGACGACGTCACCTTGATTCTGAAGAAAGACGGCGAAGGCCCAGTGTTGGCATCCGATATCGAATTGCCACACGACGTTGAGCTGATCAACCCGGATCACGTGATTGCTCACTTGACCGCCGGCGGCAAACTCGACATGCAGATCAAAGTCGAAAAAGGCCGTGGCTATGTACCAGGTAACGTTCGTCGCTTGTCGGAAGATACCAACAAGACTATCGGCCGTATCATTCTGGACGCTTCGTTCTCGCCAGTTCGCCGCGTGTCGTACGCAGTTGAGTCGGCTCGTGTTGAACAGCGTACCGATCTGGACAAGCTGGTCATCAACATCGAAACAAACGGCGTGATCTCGCCAGAAGAAGCGATACGCCAATCGGCGCGCGTTCTGGTTGATCAACTGAATGTATTCGCTGCTCTGGAAGGCACAGAAGCGCCAGCAGATGCACCTTCACGTGCACCTGCCGTCGATCCTATCCTGTTGCGCCCAGTCGATGATCTGGAACTGACAGTGCGTTCGGCTAACTGCCTCAAAGCAGAAAACATTTACTACATTGGTGATTTGATCCAACGTAGCGAAAATGAATTGTTGAAAACGCCTAACCTCGGCCGTAAGTCCTTGAATGAAATCAAGGAAGTATTGGCATCCCGCGGTTTGACGTTGGGCATGAAACTCGAAAACTGGCCGCCAGCTGGTTTGGAGAAGTAA
- the rplQ gene encoding 50S ribosomal protein L17 yields MRHRHGLRKLNRTSSHRLAMLRNMTVSLLRHEAIKTTLPKAKELRRVIEPILTLGKTDSLANKRLAFNRLRDREMVVKLFAELGPRYANRNGGYLRILKMGFRVGDNAPMAFIELVDRPDTTEAVDDTSGE; encoded by the coding sequence ATGCGTCACCGTCACGGCCTTCGTAAATTAAATCGTACTTCTTCGCATCGTCTTGCTATGTTGCGCAACATGACTGTTTCCTTGCTGCGTCACGAAGCAATCAAAACAACGTTGCCAAAAGCAAAAGAACTGCGTCGCGTTATTGAACCGATCCTGACTCTCGGCAAAACCGACAGCCTGGCAAACAAGCGTCTCGCCTTCAATCGCCTGCGCGATCGTGAAATGGTTGTCAAACTGTTTGCTGAACTCGGTCCACGTTACGCTAACCGCAATGGCGGCTACCTGCGTATCTTGAAAATGGGTTTCCGTGTTGGCGACAACGCACCTATGGCATTTATCGAATTGGTTGATCGTCCAGATACAACTGAAGCTGTTGACGATACCAGCGGCGAATAA
- a CDS encoding ATP-binding cassette domain-containing protein translates to MSDSSILSVVDLHKSFGRHAATSKVIDGLSFALRRGECYGLLGPNGAGKTTTLRLCLGLTTPDSGTITLVGHAIPQYAREARARVGVVPQGDNLDPDFTVSENLLVFGRYFGIDDKTILTRIPSLLEFANLTNKKDARIGELSGGMRRRLTLARALVNDPDLIFMDEPTTGLDPQARHMIWERLKALLARGKTIFLTTHFMDEAERLCDRLAVMDHGKLIVEGSPRDLIAQHIEAQVVEVYGDGAAAWGAAEGRAKSARYEVSGETIFCYTNDAQALLDGLDKTPNVRYVHRPANLEDVFLKLTGREMRD, encoded by the coding sequence ATGTCCGATTCTTCTATTCTCTCCGTCGTCGACTTGCATAAATCGTTTGGCCGCCATGCTGCAACCAGCAAGGTGATTGATGGTTTGTCATTCGCATTGCGGCGCGGTGAATGCTATGGGCTATTGGGGCCAAATGGCGCAGGTAAAACAACGACACTGCGTCTGTGCCTGGGCTTAACTACGCCTGACAGTGGCACGATTACGCTGGTTGGTCACGCGATTCCACAATATGCGCGCGAAGCACGTGCGCGTGTCGGTGTCGTACCGCAAGGCGATAATCTGGATCCTGATTTCACCGTATCGGAAAACCTGCTGGTCTTTGGCCGTTACTTTGGTATCGATGACAAAACAATACTGACGCGTATTCCATCGCTGCTGGAATTTGCCAATCTGACGAATAAAAAAGACGCGCGTATTGGCGAGTTGTCCGGTGGCATGCGGCGCCGTTTAACCTTGGCGCGTGCCTTGGTTAACGATCCTGATCTGATCTTTATGGATGAGCCGACCACCGGTCTCGATCCGCAGGCGCGCCACATGATCTGGGAACGTCTGAAAGCGCTGCTGGCACGTGGCAAAACGATATTCCTGACCACACACTTCATGGATGAGGCGGAGCGCCTGTGCGACCGTCTCGCCGTGATGGATCATGGCAAATTAATTGTAGAAGGTTCGCCACGTGATTTGATTGCGCAACATATTGAGGCACAAGTGGTCGAAGTCTATGGCGATGGTGCAGCAGCATGGGGTGCAGCGGAAGGACGGGCAAAATCAGCGCGTTATGAAGTCAGCGGTGAAACTATCTTTTGCTATACCAATGATGCGCAAGCCTTGCTTGATGGTTTGGATAAAACGCCCAATGTGCGCTACGTTCACCGTCCAGCCAATCTGGAAGATGTGTTTTTAAAATTGACCGGTAGGGAGATGCGAGATTGA